The following coding sequences lie in one Bacteroidota bacterium genomic window:
- the nuoF gene encoding NADH-quinone oxidoreductase subunit NuoF: MEWKRYRALLLPPIPNLRDISVYEAHGGYEALRRVLTDPAWSPERLIEEVKASGLRGRGGAGFATGLKWSFMPPPDGRPRYLCVNGDESEPGTFKDRQILEYNPHLLIEGALLAAYAIRASAIYVYIRGEYADWIDRFEEALEQARARGYVGARICDTDFGVAFYVHKGAGAYICGEESALMESIEGKRAYPRQKPPFPAQRGLWGRPTTINNVETLANVPLIVRHGAQWYSRIGAPKHPGPILYGISGHVNRPGVYELPSGMPIETLIYEIAGGVRGGKRLKAVIPGGSSTPPLRADQIAGITMDAESLRAAGSMMGTAGMVVLDEDTDMVRVLLRIAEFYHHESCGQCTPCREGTGWLVKILRRIAQGEGKPSDLDLLLQICDQMEGRTICALADAAAWPVRHTVQRFREEFEARCRPSLVAVPETIPS, from the coding sequence ATGGAATGGAAACGCTACAGAGCTCTGTTGCTGCCCCCGATTCCGAACCTGCGCGACATCTCCGTATACGAGGCACACGGGGGTTATGAGGCGCTTCGGCGCGTGCTCACGGATCCGGCCTGGAGCCCTGAGCGCCTCATCGAAGAGGTTAAGGCCTCGGGCCTGCGCGGCCGGGGCGGGGCCGGCTTCGCCACGGGGCTCAAGTGGAGCTTTATGCCTCCGCCGGATGGGCGCCCCCGATACCTATGCGTAAACGGAGACGAATCCGAGCCCGGCACCTTCAAAGACCGCCAGATCCTGGAGTACAATCCGCACCTGCTCATCGAAGGGGCCCTGCTGGCGGCCTACGCGATTCGAGCTTCTGCGATTTACGTCTACATCCGCGGCGAGTACGCCGACTGGATCGACCGCTTTGAGGAGGCCCTGGAACAGGCCCGTGCGCGCGGCTATGTCGGCGCGCGCATCTGCGATACGGACTTCGGGGTGGCTTTTTACGTGCACAAAGGGGCTGGCGCCTACATCTGCGGCGAGGAGTCGGCTCTAATGGAATCCATCGAGGGCAAACGGGCCTATCCCCGCCAGAAACCGCCTTTTCCGGCTCAGCGAGGGCTCTGGGGCAGGCCCACGACGATCAACAACGTGGAGACGCTGGCCAACGTGCCCCTTATCGTGCGCCACGGGGCCCAATGGTACAGCCGGATCGGCGCCCCCAAGCACCCGGGCCCCATCTTGTACGGGATCTCGGGACATGTGAACCGTCCGGGCGTCTACGAGCTTCCCTCGGGCATGCCCATAGAGACGCTCATTTACGAAATAGCCGGAGGTGTGCGCGGGGGCAAACGCCTCAAGGCCGTCATCCCCGGGGGCTCCTCCACCCCGCCCTTGCGAGCCGATCAGATCGCCGGGATCACCATGGACGCCGAATCGCTCCGGGCCGCGGGCTCCATGATGGGCACGGCCGGAATGGTCGTGTTGGATGAAGACACCGATATGGTGCGCGTGCTGCTCCGTATCGCAGAGTTCTATCACCACGAGTCCTGCGGCCAGTGCACGCCCTGCCGGGAGGGCACGGGCTGGCTGGTCAAAATCCTGCGTCGCATCGCCCAAGGAGAGGGCAAACCTTCGGATCTAGACCTGTTGCTGCAGATTTGCGACCAGATGGAGGGGCGCACGATCTGCGCCCTAGCCGACGCCGCAGCCTGGCCCGTTCGGCATACCGTTCAGCGCTTCCGCGAGGAATTCGAGGCCCGCTGCCGGCCGAGCCTTGTGGCCGTCCCGGAAACGATCCCCTCATAA
- a CDS encoding 2Fe-2S iron-sulfur cluster-binding protein → MPKVYIDDDVFEFEGRPKILEFCLQHGIELPYFCYHPALSIPANCRQCLVEVGQLVLNRETGQPELDAEGKVVVRFFPKLMPSCATEITDGMVVRTHRSSALVRRAQRENLEFILLNHPLDCPICDQAGECPLQELTYKFGPDSSRFEFVKVHKPKRIPLGPRVVLDAERCINCTRCVRFTEEISRSRQLTIIQRGDKNYPFTAPGMSFDDPYSMNTIDICPVGALTSADFRFRARAWEMASTPSICTGCARGCSIYIWTRHNRVERFTPRHNPLVNDYWMCDEGRLSYRRLNENRLDGPHVREFEGLRAASWEESLRRAAHLLRSAPPEQIAVLASASLSLEDLYVIRRLAFEVLGTPHLDFLRHEDPSFEDAFLRLRDRTPNRTGCELVGISPGPDGLPVQQWPQALRDGRLRLVLVFGDDPLGTGAWPVPEAGEWIVASSHWTETASRAQVLLALCTHAEATGCFVNQQGVLQRVRPAKASKGMDRTLVPEMGKSRLDHHATPFDRWWGHEHYFDCRPGWELAQGLMRELGSPVDYTGPEAVFAELAQAIPALRGLSYAAIGLQGVRLDLHPQPVA, encoded by the coding sequence ATGCCCAAGGTTTACATAGACGACGACGTCTTCGAATTCGAAGGCCGCCCCAAGATCCTGGAGTTCTGTCTGCAGCATGGCATCGAGCTGCCCTACTTCTGCTACCATCCGGCCCTGTCCATTCCGGCCAACTGCCGGCAGTGCTTGGTCGAAGTCGGCCAGCTTGTGCTCAACCGGGAAACCGGCCAACCCGAGCTCGACGCAGAGGGCAAAGTCGTGGTGCGTTTCTTCCCCAAGCTCATGCCCTCTTGCGCCACGGAGATCACCGACGGCATGGTCGTGCGCACGCACCGCAGTTCGGCCCTCGTGCGTCGGGCCCAACGGGAAAACCTGGAGTTTATCCTGCTCAATCACCCCCTGGATTGCCCGATCTGCGATCAGGCTGGAGAATGCCCCCTGCAGGAGCTAACGTACAAGTTCGGGCCCGACTCCTCGCGCTTTGAATTTGTGAAAGTGCACAAGCCCAAGCGCATCCCACTGGGCCCACGAGTCGTGTTGGATGCTGAGCGCTGCATCAACTGCACCCGGTGCGTGCGCTTTACCGAGGAGATCTCCCGCTCGCGCCAACTTACGATCATCCAACGGGGCGACAAGAACTACCCCTTCACGGCCCCCGGCATGAGCTTCGACGACCCCTACTCGATGAACACGATCGACATCTGCCCTGTCGGAGCCCTCACGAGCGCGGACTTTCGCTTTCGGGCCCGGGCCTGGGAGATGGCCTCTACGCCGAGCATCTGCACGGGTTGCGCTCGAGGTTGTTCGATCTACATCTGGACCCGGCACAACCGCGTAGAGCGCTTCACCCCCCGCCATAACCCGCTCGTAAACGACTACTGGATGTGCGATGAGGGTCGGCTGAGCTATCGGCGGCTTAACGAAAACCGGCTCGACGGCCCCCATGTTCGCGAATTCGAAGGGCTCCGGGCCGCATCCTGGGAGGAATCCCTGCGAAGGGCGGCCCATTTGCTGCGCTCTGCGCCCCCAGAGCAGATCGCCGTCTTGGCCTCGGCCTCCTTGTCGCTAGAGGACCTTTACGTGATCCGGCGCTTGGCCTTCGAGGTGCTCGGCACGCCCCATCTGGACTTCCTGCGGCACGAAGACCCCAGCTTCGAGGATGCCTTTTTGCGCCTGCGCGATCGCACGCCTAATCGGACGGGCTGCGAGCTTGTGGGCATCTCCCCCGGACCAGACGGGCTTCCCGTGCAGCAGTGGCCGCAGGCGCTGCGCGACGGGCGGCTGCGCCTTGTGCTCGTCTTTGGCGATGACCCCCTGGGCACCGGCGCCTGGCCCGTTCCGGAGGCGGGCGAGTGGATCGTGGCCTCCAGCCACTGGACCGAAACGGCTAGCCGTGCTCAGGTGCTGCTGGCCCTATGCACGCACGCTGAGGCCACAGGCTGCTTCGTAAACCAGCAGGGGGTGCTGCAGCGCGTCCGGCCCGCCAAAGCCAGTAAAGGCATGGATCGGACCCTTGTCCCCGAGATGGGCAAAAGCCGCCTGGACCATCACGCCACTCCGTTCGATCGATGGTGGGGCCATGAGCACTACTTCGATTGCCGGCCCGGTTGGGAGCTGGCTCAGGGCCTTATGCGGGAGCTCGGTTCCCCGGTCGACTATACGGGTCCGGAGGCGGTTTTCGCGGAGCTAGCGCAGGCCATACCCGCCTTGCGCGGACTGAGCTACGCCGCAATCGGCCTGCAAGGCGTGCGGCTGGACCTTCACCCGCAACCTGTGGCGTGA
- the nuoH gene encoding NADH-quinone oxidoreductase subunit NuoH, whose protein sequence is MAIQTLYPKLVLLGAALLVLFTMAAYATYFERRISAWIQNRIGPNRVGPYGLLQPLADVLKLLLKEDIAPSTANRWLHRLAPMISVAASLALIGVLPFAHNLIVADVHIGILYILAITSLNVYGITLSGWASNSKYSLLGGLRSSAQLISYEIPMGLAVLSVIIQTGSLMTTQIVAAQEELWNVLRNPLGFLIFLITAFAETNRLPFDLPEAEQELVGGYHTEYSSMKFGMFYVAEYMNMILSSAVIVTLFFGGYLVPFGHLFMSDLPVWAQTALELLAFLLKTSFFVFVYIWVRWTIPRFKYTQLMRLSWVYLFPLSVLNLVLVSLGAMLLG, encoded by the coding sequence ATGGCGATCCAGACGCTTTACCCGAAACTCGTACTCCTTGGCGCAGCCCTTCTTGTGCTTTTCACGATGGCCGCCTATGCGACGTACTTCGAGCGACGCATCAGCGCTTGGATCCAAAACCGCATTGGGCCTAATCGCGTGGGGCCGTATGGGCTGCTGCAGCCCCTTGCCGACGTCCTTAAGCTCCTCCTCAAGGAGGACATCGCCCCGAGCACGGCCAACCGGTGGCTGCACCGACTGGCCCCGATGATCTCGGTGGCGGCCTCCCTGGCCCTGATCGGCGTTCTGCCCTTTGCGCACAATCTGATCGTAGCGGATGTGCACATCGGGATCCTGTACATCTTGGCCATCACCTCCCTCAACGTCTACGGCATCACGTTGAGCGGCTGGGCCTCCAACAGCAAATACTCGCTCTTGGGCGGCTTGCGCTCTTCGGCTCAGCTCATCAGCTACGAGATCCCGATGGGGCTAGCCGTCTTGAGCGTGATCATCCAGACGGGCTCGCTTATGACCACCCAGATCGTGGCGGCCCAAGAGGAGCTCTGGAATGTGCTGCGCAACCCCCTGGGCTTTTTGATCTTTCTCATTACGGCTTTCGCCGAAACCAACCGGCTGCCCTTCGACCTGCCGGAGGCGGAACAGGAGCTGGTGGGCGGATACCACACGGAATACAGCTCCATGAAGTTCGGCATGTTCTATGTGGCCGAATACATGAACATGATCCTTTCGAGCGCCGTGATCGTGACGCTCTTCTTCGGCGGCTATCTAGTACCCTTCGGGCATCTGTTCATGTCCGACCTGCCCGTTTGGGCCCAGACGGCGCTGGAGCTGCTGGCCTTCTTGCTCAAAACGAGCTTCTTCGTCTTCGTCTACATCTGGGTGCGCTGGACGATCCCCCGCTTCAAATACACCCAACTCATGCGCCTGAGCTGGGTGTATCTTTTTCCGCTTTCCGTGCTGAACCTGGTGCTCGTATCCCTGGGCGCGATGCTGTTAGGCTAA
- the glgB gene encoding 1,4-alpha-glucan branching protein GlgB: MHPDPALIEALFEARHGDPFAILGPQRDESGWVVRAFWPSARRMWLLTGSGELIEPAYVPAPGCFLFRWPGPDRPRAQEYTLRIAEQTGPIWETYDPYAFGPVLGELDRYLLAEGRHWRLYERLGAHCLEHEGVRGVHFAVWAPNAERVSVVGDWNAWDGRRHVMRLHPGCGVWEIFIPGLGPGARYKYEIRTRSGEILLKADPVAFYAEQRPATASIVYAPSYTWSDEAWMRRRAQGHRFDEPLLIYEVHLGSWRRVPEEGDRWLSYRELAEWLIPYAVEMGFTHLELLPIMEHPLDTSWGYQVTGYFAPTSRYGEPDELRYLIDCCHQAGLGVILDWVPAHFPTDAHGLYRFDGTHLYEHADPRQGYHPDWHTAIFNYGRYEVRNFLIANALFWAEAYHIDGLRVDAVASMLYLDYSRREGEWVPNSYGGRENLEAIAFLRELSEVLHAQHPGVILIAEESTAWPMVSRPTYVGGLGFDYKWNMGWMHDTRRYFSRDPVYRKYHQHELTFSMLYAFSEQYVLPFSHDEVVHGKGSLVGRMPGDRWQRFANMRAMLAYQYAHPGKKLLFMGQEFAQEREWDYRRSLDWHLLEDPLHRGVQRLVRDLNRLLRQEPALHAVDFDWSGFEWVDFHDADQSVLAFLRRAGSEHILVVLNLTPVPRYDYRVGVPIPGFYRELLNTDSAYYGGTNMGNLGGLWAEPVPYHGRPHSLRLLLPPLAALFLKPEPAA, from the coding sequence ATGCACCCTGACCCAGCGCTCATAGAGGCCCTTTTCGAGGCCCGACACGGAGACCCGTTCGCCATTTTAGGGCCTCAACGAGATGAATCCGGCTGGGTGGTGCGCGCCTTCTGGCCCTCGGCCCGCCGGATGTGGCTGCTTACCGGCTCTGGCGAGCTCATAGAGCCGGCGTACGTGCCGGCGCCGGGCTGCTTCCTGTTTCGCTGGCCCGGCCCGGATCGACCCAGAGCCCAAGAGTACACGTTGCGCATCGCCGAGCAGACAGGCCCCATTTGGGAGACCTACGACCCGTACGCTTTCGGGCCCGTGTTGGGGGAGCTGGACCGGTACCTGTTAGCCGAAGGTCGGCATTGGCGCCTGTACGAACGGCTCGGAGCGCACTGCTTAGAACATGAGGGGGTTCGGGGGGTGCATTTTGCCGTTTGGGCTCCGAACGCCGAACGGGTGAGCGTGGTCGGAGACTGGAACGCCTGGGACGGACGCCGGCACGTGATGCGTCTGCATCCGGGCTGCGGAGTCTGGGAGATCTTCATACCCGGCCTTGGACCCGGAGCCCGCTACAAATACGAAATCCGCACCCGCTCAGGCGAGATCCTGCTCAAGGCCGATCCGGTCGCGTTTTACGCCGAACAACGACCCGCCACGGCCTCGATCGTCTACGCCCCCTCCTATACGTGGTCCGATGAGGCCTGGATGCGGCGCCGCGCTCAGGGCCACCGGTTCGACGAACCGCTGCTCATATACGAAGTGCATTTGGGCTCCTGGCGGCGGGTGCCCGAGGAGGGGGATCGGTGGCTTTCATATAGGGAACTGGCCGAATGGCTCATCCCCTACGCCGTGGAGATGGGGTTTACGCACCTGGAACTGTTGCCCATCATGGAGCATCCCCTGGACACCTCCTGGGGATATCAAGTGACGGGGTACTTTGCGCCCACCTCCCGCTACGGGGAGCCGGATGAGCTGCGCTACCTTATAGATTGCTGCCACCAGGCCGGACTTGGGGTCATACTGGACTGGGTGCCCGCCCATTTTCCCACCGACGCACACGGCCTGTATCGCTTTGACGGCACGCACTTGTACGAACACGCCGATCCCCGTCAGGGATATCATCCGGACTGGCATACGGCGATTTTCAACTACGGCCGCTACGAGGTGCGCAACTTTCTCATCGCCAACGCCCTATTCTGGGCCGAGGCCTATCATATAGACGGCCTTCGGGTTGACGCAGTGGCCTCCATGCTGTATCTGGACTATTCGCGCCGCGAAGGGGAGTGGGTACCCAACTCCTACGGAGGCCGCGAAAACCTGGAGGCGATCGCCTTTTTGCGGGAACTAAGCGAGGTCCTCCACGCCCAACATCCCGGGGTGATCCTGATAGCCGAGGAATCGACGGCCTGGCCCATGGTCTCTCGGCCCACCTATGTCGGAGGCTTGGGCTTCGATTACAAGTGGAACATGGGCTGGATGCACGATACGCGGCGCTACTTCAGCCGAGACCCCGTTTACCGAAAGTACCACCAGCATGAGCTGACGTTCTCGATGCTATATGCCTTTAGCGAACAATACGTTCTGCCGTTTTCTCACGACGAGGTGGTCCACGGCAAGGGCTCACTAGTGGGCCGCATGCCGGGAGACCGATGGCAGCGGTTTGCCAACATGCGCGCGATGCTGGCCTATCAGTACGCCCATCCGGGCAAGAAGCTTCTCTTCATGGGCCAGGAGTTCGCGCAGGAGCGCGAATGGGACTATCGAAGAAGCCTCGACTGGCACCTGCTTGAAGATCCCCTGCATCGGGGCGTGCAGCGCTTGGTGCGCGACCTCAACCGGTTGCTGCGTCAAGAGCCCGCCCTGCACGCGGTCGACTTCGACTGGTCCGGATTTGAGTGGGTGGATTTCCACGACGCCGACCAGAGCGTGCTCGCCTTCCTCCGACGAGCGGGATCGGAGCACATCCTCGTGGTGCTCAATCTCACGCCCGTGCCCCGATACGATTACCGAGTGGGAGTCCCGATCCCGGGGTTTTACCGAGAGCTGCTGAACACGGACTCAGCTTACTACGGGGGGACGAACATGGGCAACTTAGGAGGGCTCTGGGCGGAGCCTGTGCCGTATCACGGAAGACCGCACTCGCTGCGCCTTCTTCTGCCCCCGCTGGCCGCGCTTTTCCTCAAACCCGAACCCGCTGCCTAA